Proteins encoded by one window of Sorex araneus isolate mSorAra2 chromosome 3, mSorAra2.pri, whole genome shotgun sequence:
- the ACE gene encoding angiotensin-converting enzyme isoform X2, giving the protein MGAAPLPLLPLLLLLLLQPPPLPAALEPGLLPENFPADEAGAMNFASRYDESAEQVLYRSVAASWEHDTNITAENAQRQEEAALLSQEFSEAWGKKAKELYDPHWQTFKNRTLQRIIQNVRILGPANLELPERQEYNSLLSKMNQIYSTAKVCFPNKTAPCWSLDPELTTILATSRSYTQLLFAWEGWHDASGIPLKPLYQNFTALSNKAYQQDGFADTGAYWRSWYESPSFEEDLEKLYQQLEPLYLNLHAYVRRALYRRFGATYINLRGPIPAHLLGNMWAQSWESIYDLVVPYPNKPNLDVTETMVERGWNATHMFRESERFFTSLGLLPMPPEFWAESMLEKPDGREVVCHASAWDFYNRKDFRIKQCTRVTMDQLSTVHHEMGHIQYYLQYKDQAVPLRQGANPGFHEAIGDVLALSVSTPDHLHKIGLLDQVTNDSESDINFLLKMALEKIAFLPFGYLVDQWRWGVFSGRTPPSRYNFDWWYLRTKYQGICPPVARNESHFDAGAKFHVPNVTPYIRYFVSFVLQFQFHQALCKEAGHQGPLHQCDIYQSTKAGDMLREVLKPGSSQPWTELLKTVIGTDKLDVQPLLDYFQPVTRWLEEENRKNQEVLGWPEYQWRPPLPPNYPEGFDLVTDETKASKFLEEYEQKSQVVWNEYTEASWSYNTNISTENSKILMEKNAQMANHTVKYGLWARQFDVTNFQNASMKRMIKKIQDIDRAALPPEELTEYTQILLDMETNYSVASVCHDNGTCLSLEPDLTSIMATSRNYEQLLWAWKGWRDQVGKSIRSSFPKYVELSNKAAQLNGYRDAGEGWQAVYETPALEQVLEQLLEELQPLYLNLHAYVRRALHRHYGSQHIHLEGPIPAHLLGNMWAQTWSNIYDLVVPFPSAPKLDVTENMIKQGWTPKRMFEEADSFFTSLGMLPVPPEFWNKSMLEKPTDGREVVCHASAWDFYNGRDFRIKQCTTVNMEELLVVHHEMGHIQYFMQYKDQPMTFREGANPGFHEAIGDVLTLSVSTPKHLHSINLLSSENGGYEEDINFLMKMALDKVAFIPFSYLIDQWRWKVFDGSITKEHYNQEWWSLRLKYQGLCPPVSRSQDDFDPGAKFHIPANVPYIRYFIGFFIQFQFHEALCQAAGHTGPLHKCDIYKSKEAGKRLADALKLGFSKPWPEAMQLLTGQPNMSASAMLKYFKPLLDWLVTENGRHGEKLGWPQYDWSPDSAGAKDASGGSGLVNFLGMNLQEQQARVGQWLLLFLGVALLVATLGLSQRLFRMRKQSLHQMHQGPQFGSEVELRHS; this is encoded by the exons ATGGGGGCCgcgccgctgccgctgctgccgctgctgctgctgctgctgctgcagccgcCGCCGCTCCCCGCCGCGCTGGAGCCCGGGCTGCTGCCCGAGAACTTTCCCGCCGACGAGGCCGGCGCAATGAACTTCGCGAGCCGCTACGACGAGAGCGCCGAGCAGGTGCTGTACCGCAGCGTGGCCGCCAGCTGGGAGCACGACACCAACATCACGGCCGAGAACGCGCAGCGCCAG GAGGAAGCAGCCCTGCTCAGCCAGGAGTTCTCCGAGGCCTGGGGCAAGAAGGCCAAGGAGCTCTATGACCCGCACTGGCAGACCTTCAAAAACCGCACGCTGCAAAGGATCATCCAGAACGTGCGCATCCTGGGGCCGGCCAACCTGGAGCTGCCAGAGCGGCAGGAG TATAACTCTCTGCTAAGCAAAATGAACCAAATCTACTCCACCGCCAAGGTCTGCTTCCCCAACAAGACTGCCCCCTGCTGGTCCTTGGACCCAG AGCTCACCACCATCCTGGCCACCTCGCGGAGCTACACACAGCTGCTCTTTGCCTGGGAGGGCTGGCACGATGCCTCGGGCATCCCGCTGAAGCCCCTGTACCAGAACTTCACTGCCCTCAGCAACAAGGCGTACCAGCAGGACG GCTTCGCGGACACGGGGGCCTACTGGCGCTCCTGGTACGAGTCCCCCAGCTTTGAGGAGGACCTGGAGAAGCTCTACCAGCAGCTGGAGCCCCTCTACCTAAACCTCCATGCCTACGTCCGCCGCGCGCTCTACCGCCGCTTCGGAGCCACATACATCAACCTCAGGGGGCCCATTCCGGCCCACCTGCTGG GGAACATGTGGGCGCAGAGCTGGGAGAGCATCTACGACTTGGTGGTGCCTTACCCCAACAAGCCCAACCTCGATGTCACTGAAACCATGGTGGAGAGG ggctgGAACGCCACGCACATGTTCCGGGAGTCTGAGAGGTTCTTCACGTCCCTGGGGCTCCTGCCCATGCCTCCCGAGTTCTGGGCAGAGTCGATGCTGGAGAAACCCGACGGTCGGGAGGTGGTGTGCCACGCGTCTGCCTGGGATTTCTACAACAGGAAGGACTTCAG GATCAAGCAGTGCACGCGGGTCACCATGGACCAGCTGTCCACAGTGCACCACGAGATGGGCCACATACAGTATTACCTGCAGTACAAGGACCAGGCCGTGCCCCTGCGCCAAGGCGCCAACCCTGGCTTTCATGAGGCCATTGGGGACGTGCTGGCGCTGTCCGTCTCCACACCTGACCATCTGCACAAAATTGGCCTGCTGGACCAGGTCACTAATGACAGCG AAAGCGACATCAATTTCCTGTTGAAGATGGCCCTGGAAAAAATCGCCTTCCTGCCCTTTGGCTACTTGGTGGACCAATGGCGTTGGGGGGTCTTTAGTGGCCGTACCCCCCCATCTCGTTACAACTTTGACTGGTGGTATCTGCG AACCAAGTACCAAGGGATCTGTCCCCCGGTTGCCCGAAACGAGAGCCACTTTGATGCTGGAGCGAAGTTCCACGTGCCCAATGTGACACCGTACATCAG GTACTTCGTGAGCTTCGTCCTGCAGTTCCAGTTCCACCAAGCCCTGTGCAAGGAAGCGGGCCACCAGGGCCCCCTGCACCAGTGCGACATCTACCAATCTACCAAGGCCGGGGACATGCTCCG GGAGGTGCTGAAGCCCGGCTCCTCGCAGCCCTGGACGGAGCTTCTGAAGACAGTGATTGGCACAGACAAGCTGGACGTGCAGCCGCTGCTCGACTATTTCCAGCCCGTCACCCGGTGGCTCGAGGAGGAGAACCGGAAGAACCAGGAAGTCCTGGGCTGGCCGGAGTATCAGTGGCGTCCCCCGCTGCCCCCCAATTACCCAGAGGGCTTTG ACCTGGTGACCGATGAGACAAAGGCCAGCAAATTTTTGGAGGAATATGAGCAGAAATCCCAGGTGGTGTGGAATGAGTACACGGAGGCCAGCTGGAGCTACAACACCAACATCAGCACAGAGAACAGCAAGATCCTG ATGGAGAAGAACGCCCAGATGGCCAACCACACGGTCAAGTACGGCCTCTGGGCCCGGCAGTTTGACGTGACCAACTTCCAGAACGCCAGCATGAAGCGGATGATCAAGAAGATCCAGGACATCGACCGGGCGGCGCTGCCCCCCGAGGAACTGACAGAG TACACCCAGATCCTGCTGGACATGGAAACCAACTACAGCGTGGCCTCCGTGTGCCACGACAATGGCACCTGCCTGTCGCTGGAGCCTG ACCTCACGTCTATCATGGCCACGTCCCGGAACTACGAGCAGCTGCTGTGGGCCTGGAAGGGCTGGCGGGACCAGGTGGGCAAATCCATCCGCTCTTCCTTCCCCAAGTATGTGGAACTCAGCAACAAGGCGGCCCAGCTCAATG gcTACAGAGACGCAGGAGAAGGCTGGCAAGCAGTGTACGAGACGCCCGCCCTGGAGCAGGTCCTGGAGCAGCTGCTGGAGGAGCTGCAGCCGCTCTACCTGAACCTGCACGCCTACGTGCGCCGGGCCCTGCACCGCCACTACGGGTCCCAGCACATCCACCTGGAGGGCCCCATCCCCGCCCACCTGCTGG GCAACATGTGGGCACAGACCTGGTCCAACATCTACGACCTGGTGGTCCCCTTTCCATCGGCCCCCAAGTTGGATGTCACAGAGAACATGATAAAACAG GGATGGACCCCCAAAAGGATGTTTGAGGAAGCCGACAGTTTCTTCACCTCCCTGGGCATGCTGCCCGTGCCCCCCGAGTTCTGGAATAAGTCCATGCTGGAGAAGCCAACTGACGGGCGGGAGGTGGTGTGCCACGCCTCGGCCTGGGACTTCTACAATGGCCGGGACTTCAG GATCAAGCAGTGCACCACCGTGAACATGGAGGAGCTGCTGGTGGTGCACCACGAGatgggccacatccagtactTCATGCAGTACAAGGATCAGCCCATGACCTTCCGGGAGGGCGCCAACCCCGGCTTCCATGAGGCCATCGGGGACGTGCTGACCCTCTCAGTGtccacccccaagcacctccacaGTATCAACTTGCTGAGCAGCGAGAATGGCGGCTACG AGGAAGACATCAACTTCCTGATGAAGATGGCGCTCGACAAGGTGGCCTTCATCCCCTTCAGCTACCTCATTGACCAGTGGCGCTGGAAGGTGTTTGATGGCAGCATCACCAAGGAGCACTACAACCAGGAGTGGTGGAGCCTCAG GCTGAAGTACCAGGGCCTCTGTCCCCCAGTATCCAGGTCCCAAGATGACTTTGACCCGGGGGCCAAGTTCCACATTCCTGCAAATGTGCCTTATATCAG GTATTTCATCGGTTTCTTCATCCAGTTCCAGTTCCACGAGGCGCTGTGCCAGGCGGCTGGTCACACAGGCCCCCTGCACAAGTGCGACATCTACAAGTCCAAGGAGGCAGGGAAGCGCCTGGC GGACGCGCTGAAACTGGGCTTCAGTAAGCCGTGGCCGGAGGCCATGCAGCTGCTCACGGGCCAGCCCAACATGTCAGCCTCGGCCATGCTCAAGTACTTCAAGCCGCTGCTGGACTGGCTGGTCACGGAGAACGGGCGGCATGGGGAGAAGCTGGGCTGGCCCCAGTACGACTGGTCTCCAGACTCGG CTGGTGCCAAAGACGCCTCCGGAGGCAGCGGCCTCGTCAACTTCTTGGGCATGAACCTGCAGGAGCAGCAGGCCCGCGTGGGCCAGTGGCTGCTGCTGTTCCTGGGCGTGGCCCTGCTGGTGGCCACCTTGGGCCTCTCCCAGCGGCTCTTCCGCATGCGCAAGCAGAGCCTCCACCAGATGCACCAGGGGCCCCAGTTCGGCTCCGAGGTGGAACTCCGGCACTCCTGA
- the ACE gene encoding angiotensin-converting enzyme isoform X1: MGAAPLPLLPLLLLLLLQPPPLPAALEPGLLPENFPADEAGAMNFASRYDESAEQVLYRSVAASWEHDTNITAENAQRQEEAALLSQEFSEAWGKKAKELYDPHWQTFKNRTLQRIIQNVRILGPANLELPERQEYNSLLSKMNQIYSTAKVCFPNKTAPCWSLDPELTTILATSRSYTQLLFAWEGWHDASGIPLKPLYQNFTALSNKAYQQDGFADTGAYWRSWYESPSFEEDLEKLYQQLEPLYLNLHAYVRRALYRRFGATYINLRGPIPAHLLGNMWAQSWESIYDLVVPYPNKPNLDVTETMVERGWNATHMFRESERFFTSLGLLPMPPEFWAESMLEKPDGREVVCHASAWDFYNRKDFRIKQCTRVTMDQLSTVHHEMGHIQYYLQYKDQAVPLRQGANPGFHEAIGDVLALSVSTPDHLHKIGLLDQVTNDSESDINFLLKMALEKIAFLPFGYLVDQWRWGVFSGRTPPSRYNFDWWYLRTKYQGICPPVARNESHFDAGAKFHVPNVTPYIRYFVSFVLQFQFHQALCKEAGHQGPLHQCDIYQSTKAGDMLREVLKPGSSQPWTELLKTVIGTDKLDVQPLLDYFQPVTRWLEEENRKNQEVLGWPEYQWRPPLPPNYPEGFDLVTDETKASKFLEEYEQKSQVVWNEYTEASWSYNTNISTENSKILMEKNAQMANHTVKYGLWARQFDVTNFQNASMKRMIKKIQDIDRAALPPEELTEYTQILLDMETNYSVASVCHDNGTCLSLEPDLTSIMATSRNYEQLLWAWKGWRDQVGKSIRSSFPKYVELSNKAAQLNGYRDAGEGWQAVYETPALEQVLEQLLEELQPLYLNLHAYVRRALHRHYGSQHIHLEGPIPAHLLGNMWAQTWSNIYDLVVPFPSAPKLDVTENMIKQGWTPKRMFEEADSFFTSLGMLPVPPEFWNKSMLEKPTDGREVVCHASAWDFYNGRDFRIKQCTTVNMEELLVVHHEMGHIQYFMQYKDQPMTFREGANPGFHEAIGDVLTLSVSTPKHLHSINLLSSENGGYEEDINFLMKMALDKVAFIPFSYLIDQWRWKVFDGSITKEHYNQEWWSLRLKYQGLCPPVSRSQDDFDPGAKFHIPANVPYIRYFIGFFIQFQFHEALCQAAGHTGPLHKCDIYKSKEAGKRLADALKLGFSKPWPEAMQLLTGQPNMSASAMLKYFKPLLDWLVTENGRHGEKLGWPQYDWSPDSGTTTLPFSASGLPRIRSGLHPSPSAAGAKDASGGSGLVNFLGMNLQEQQARVGQWLLLFLGVALLVATLGLSQRLFRMRKQSLHQMHQGPQFGSEVELRHS; this comes from the exons ATGGGGGCCgcgccgctgccgctgctgccgctgctgctgctgctgctgctgcagccgcCGCCGCTCCCCGCCGCGCTGGAGCCCGGGCTGCTGCCCGAGAACTTTCCCGCCGACGAGGCCGGCGCAATGAACTTCGCGAGCCGCTACGACGAGAGCGCCGAGCAGGTGCTGTACCGCAGCGTGGCCGCCAGCTGGGAGCACGACACCAACATCACGGCCGAGAACGCGCAGCGCCAG GAGGAAGCAGCCCTGCTCAGCCAGGAGTTCTCCGAGGCCTGGGGCAAGAAGGCCAAGGAGCTCTATGACCCGCACTGGCAGACCTTCAAAAACCGCACGCTGCAAAGGATCATCCAGAACGTGCGCATCCTGGGGCCGGCCAACCTGGAGCTGCCAGAGCGGCAGGAG TATAACTCTCTGCTAAGCAAAATGAACCAAATCTACTCCACCGCCAAGGTCTGCTTCCCCAACAAGACTGCCCCCTGCTGGTCCTTGGACCCAG AGCTCACCACCATCCTGGCCACCTCGCGGAGCTACACACAGCTGCTCTTTGCCTGGGAGGGCTGGCACGATGCCTCGGGCATCCCGCTGAAGCCCCTGTACCAGAACTTCACTGCCCTCAGCAACAAGGCGTACCAGCAGGACG GCTTCGCGGACACGGGGGCCTACTGGCGCTCCTGGTACGAGTCCCCCAGCTTTGAGGAGGACCTGGAGAAGCTCTACCAGCAGCTGGAGCCCCTCTACCTAAACCTCCATGCCTACGTCCGCCGCGCGCTCTACCGCCGCTTCGGAGCCACATACATCAACCTCAGGGGGCCCATTCCGGCCCACCTGCTGG GGAACATGTGGGCGCAGAGCTGGGAGAGCATCTACGACTTGGTGGTGCCTTACCCCAACAAGCCCAACCTCGATGTCACTGAAACCATGGTGGAGAGG ggctgGAACGCCACGCACATGTTCCGGGAGTCTGAGAGGTTCTTCACGTCCCTGGGGCTCCTGCCCATGCCTCCCGAGTTCTGGGCAGAGTCGATGCTGGAGAAACCCGACGGTCGGGAGGTGGTGTGCCACGCGTCTGCCTGGGATTTCTACAACAGGAAGGACTTCAG GATCAAGCAGTGCACGCGGGTCACCATGGACCAGCTGTCCACAGTGCACCACGAGATGGGCCACATACAGTATTACCTGCAGTACAAGGACCAGGCCGTGCCCCTGCGCCAAGGCGCCAACCCTGGCTTTCATGAGGCCATTGGGGACGTGCTGGCGCTGTCCGTCTCCACACCTGACCATCTGCACAAAATTGGCCTGCTGGACCAGGTCACTAATGACAGCG AAAGCGACATCAATTTCCTGTTGAAGATGGCCCTGGAAAAAATCGCCTTCCTGCCCTTTGGCTACTTGGTGGACCAATGGCGTTGGGGGGTCTTTAGTGGCCGTACCCCCCCATCTCGTTACAACTTTGACTGGTGGTATCTGCG AACCAAGTACCAAGGGATCTGTCCCCCGGTTGCCCGAAACGAGAGCCACTTTGATGCTGGAGCGAAGTTCCACGTGCCCAATGTGACACCGTACATCAG GTACTTCGTGAGCTTCGTCCTGCAGTTCCAGTTCCACCAAGCCCTGTGCAAGGAAGCGGGCCACCAGGGCCCCCTGCACCAGTGCGACATCTACCAATCTACCAAGGCCGGGGACATGCTCCG GGAGGTGCTGAAGCCCGGCTCCTCGCAGCCCTGGACGGAGCTTCTGAAGACAGTGATTGGCACAGACAAGCTGGACGTGCAGCCGCTGCTCGACTATTTCCAGCCCGTCACCCGGTGGCTCGAGGAGGAGAACCGGAAGAACCAGGAAGTCCTGGGCTGGCCGGAGTATCAGTGGCGTCCCCCGCTGCCCCCCAATTACCCAGAGGGCTTTG ACCTGGTGACCGATGAGACAAAGGCCAGCAAATTTTTGGAGGAATATGAGCAGAAATCCCAGGTGGTGTGGAATGAGTACACGGAGGCCAGCTGGAGCTACAACACCAACATCAGCACAGAGAACAGCAAGATCCTG ATGGAGAAGAACGCCCAGATGGCCAACCACACGGTCAAGTACGGCCTCTGGGCCCGGCAGTTTGACGTGACCAACTTCCAGAACGCCAGCATGAAGCGGATGATCAAGAAGATCCAGGACATCGACCGGGCGGCGCTGCCCCCCGAGGAACTGACAGAG TACACCCAGATCCTGCTGGACATGGAAACCAACTACAGCGTGGCCTCCGTGTGCCACGACAATGGCACCTGCCTGTCGCTGGAGCCTG ACCTCACGTCTATCATGGCCACGTCCCGGAACTACGAGCAGCTGCTGTGGGCCTGGAAGGGCTGGCGGGACCAGGTGGGCAAATCCATCCGCTCTTCCTTCCCCAAGTATGTGGAACTCAGCAACAAGGCGGCCCAGCTCAATG gcTACAGAGACGCAGGAGAAGGCTGGCAAGCAGTGTACGAGACGCCCGCCCTGGAGCAGGTCCTGGAGCAGCTGCTGGAGGAGCTGCAGCCGCTCTACCTGAACCTGCACGCCTACGTGCGCCGGGCCCTGCACCGCCACTACGGGTCCCAGCACATCCACCTGGAGGGCCCCATCCCCGCCCACCTGCTGG GCAACATGTGGGCACAGACCTGGTCCAACATCTACGACCTGGTGGTCCCCTTTCCATCGGCCCCCAAGTTGGATGTCACAGAGAACATGATAAAACAG GGATGGACCCCCAAAAGGATGTTTGAGGAAGCCGACAGTTTCTTCACCTCCCTGGGCATGCTGCCCGTGCCCCCCGAGTTCTGGAATAAGTCCATGCTGGAGAAGCCAACTGACGGGCGGGAGGTGGTGTGCCACGCCTCGGCCTGGGACTTCTACAATGGCCGGGACTTCAG GATCAAGCAGTGCACCACCGTGAACATGGAGGAGCTGCTGGTGGTGCACCACGAGatgggccacatccagtactTCATGCAGTACAAGGATCAGCCCATGACCTTCCGGGAGGGCGCCAACCCCGGCTTCCATGAGGCCATCGGGGACGTGCTGACCCTCTCAGTGtccacccccaagcacctccacaGTATCAACTTGCTGAGCAGCGAGAATGGCGGCTACG AGGAAGACATCAACTTCCTGATGAAGATGGCGCTCGACAAGGTGGCCTTCATCCCCTTCAGCTACCTCATTGACCAGTGGCGCTGGAAGGTGTTTGATGGCAGCATCACCAAGGAGCACTACAACCAGGAGTGGTGGAGCCTCAG GCTGAAGTACCAGGGCCTCTGTCCCCCAGTATCCAGGTCCCAAGATGACTTTGACCCGGGGGCCAAGTTCCACATTCCTGCAAATGTGCCTTATATCAG GTATTTCATCGGTTTCTTCATCCAGTTCCAGTTCCACGAGGCGCTGTGCCAGGCGGCTGGTCACACAGGCCCCCTGCACAAGTGCGACATCTACAAGTCCAAGGAGGCAGGGAAGCGCCTGGC GGACGCGCTGAAACTGGGCTTCAGTAAGCCGTGGCCGGAGGCCATGCAGCTGCTCACGGGCCAGCCCAACATGTCAGCCTCGGCCATGCTCAAGTACTTCAAGCCGCTGCTGGACTGGCTGGTCACGGAGAACGGGCGGCATGGGGAGAAGCTGGGCTGGCCCCAGTACGACTGGTCTCCAGACTCGGGTACCACCACCCTCCCCTTCTCAGCCTCGGGCCTCCCCCGAATCCGTTCAGGGCTGCACCCCAGTCCCAGCGCAG CTGGTGCCAAAGACGCCTCCGGAGGCAGCGGCCTCGTCAACTTCTTGGGCATGAACCTGCAGGAGCAGCAGGCCCGCGTGGGCCAGTGGCTGCTGCTGTTCCTGGGCGTGGCCCTGCTGGTGGCCACCTTGGGCCTCTCCCAGCGGCTCTTCCGCATGCGCAAGCAGAGCCTCCACCAGATGCACCAGGGGCCCCAGTTCGGCTCCGAGGTGGAACTCCGGCACTCCTGA